The Solanum pennellii chromosome 4, SPENNV200 genomic interval GCGTGGCTAACTAATTAAAGAAAACgtgttttcttaattaaaaaggaaaaattgctGGAAGAGTTTGTGTCCAAGTCAAATACAAAATAGGAGTTTGACGAGataaaaattgaagaatgtTTGAGGCGGTAGAAAATCAGAGCCAAGTTGCTGGAAGTTGTTGGCCAGTTCGAGTTCGTGTTATTGCCTAATCTGAGTAGGAGAAGGAATCGAGTTTTTGTTGCTGTCCAATCTGATTAAAAAGGAATTAAAGTTGAACTTAACAAGGTTTTGTAGAGGCAAAGACAAAGTTGATTCAGACAAGGAGTTGAAGATGCGGCGAAGACAAGTTCAAGTTGAACTAGGAGTTCCACACAAAAGAGAAGTCCTACATGAAGTAGAATTTCTAGTTGAAATAGGTTTTGGATTCAAGTCcaaatctataaatagagcaatAATTTTGCTTAAGAAAAATTGCGCACTTAGAcagagagaagatcaaaacacgatcaagaggTTTGAGATTTATTGGGAGTATTgcaatttgtgaggaaaaattGTAAGATTGTATTCAAGAGTCTTGTTTACAATCTGAGTTTTGTGAGTAGGAGCTGTTCGACAAGTTGTAGAACTTGAAGAacattagaagatataaaaGTGGGGggttttgtgtcttttggtaacTAGAAATTAGAGTTGATAATTTCttagctaggaattagagtttataattcctctaggaattacaatttataattccttaggttacaGAACTTTGTAATCGTTGTGttgtttgaaatttataaataatacaaagtgTTGTTCGAATTGATTATCGTTAAGTTTCAAACAAACAGAAGTTGTCTGTACGTGTTCCTTTGAAAAATTCAGGAGGGTAGAATTCCAACAATATATGATGACTCTGAAAACACGGActagacgttgtatcatcacgaTTCACGACattcatagtgatggttgtcggctAGAAAAACTTTCATAATAAAGCTCCACTTGTTTTATTACATTGCATGATTTACTTCCAGTTAAGTTATTTTCAATACTCTTCGAGGTCATGTACTATTTCATTCAGCTCTATTACATATTGTACATTCCATATCCTGACCTCTTTTATTGCATCGTTTTATGATGCAAATATATGTGTTGGGGGATCATCAACAGACACTTCGTTGAGTCACTACCTTGTCAGTCTTTGGTGAGACCTCCTTACTTTTGGGAGACTCCATTCActatacttattattattattagtagtagtCCGTTAGTACTTTTGAGGTAGCCATGAGTTTTATCCCAATACCTACCTTTAGTCTAGTAGAGGCTTCGTGGACAGAGTTAAAGAGTTAGTTCACTATTTCTTTTCAGACGTTTCGAGCATTTTCATTATCTATATTTAGTTTTTTCAGAAAGTGCATGagatttgactaatttttttttttggaattttcatcaataaagttTCCGCATGTATGTGTTTATTCTTCCGCTAAGAAGTTGGTCATACCAAAGATTCACTTGAAATCAACAATGATTTCCGAGTGTTGTTCCCGCCTACAGGATGTAGACTCGGAGTGTACACAATGAGTAACTTAATCTAGCCAAAGTTGATTGccttaataattatttaattagtagtAAGACAAGTTTGATTTCAACCTttaaattctctttattttacaATTTCAAGCAAACACTGTATTCAAATTCCAAACCTTCACTAGAAGCATGAAGTGGTACGATTCCTAGCTAGTATCTATCAACctacatatatatttcaaattttcttgaataattATCAAAGATGGAGACCTcttggatttttttaaaatattctttttgaagttgaagtttTTTTCGTggtcataaaattttgaaaaattttattttaacttttttttttaaaaaaaataatcagaacttcagaaatatatattattaagtcTGTTTTCACTTTTTCCACTTCAAAAGAAGACTAATAATTGGAACAAAATTCTTATGACATTTTCTTAACATGTCATATGAACTCAGAAAAgctttacaaaattattttgaatatttgcaCTTTATTCTAAATCACATTTCCTATTTTACTTGGTTAACTTTTTACATTAACGTTAATGAATACTTCCATAATTGAATGACGAAATTAGGAAGTTGTTCAACACAAAATATCTGTccaaaatgaaatataaaatatatataattttttcaatttgccATGTCCTGTCTCACTCTACCTTGTTGAAATATTTCTTTGTCCCATTGTCATTTGTACCAACTCCTACTAAATATCTTATGTATGTCCAAATAATAGTACCATTGGACATCAACTTTGAAAGCTAATTGTGTGGAGGGAACACAACACATCCTGAGTCATGTTCTTAAATATCAAAGATACTGTTTTTTGAAGACTTTAGAGGAGAAAGTAGTCtataattgatgttctttaataTTTGTCTGAAGGGATATGACAAATCATAATAATTCACTTCTCATTAGGCTGATAACAAGTTATCTCAGGATTAGTTATGTCTTGGAATAACTTATTTCACCATGTATATGAGATGATTTATTTCAtcatgtatatgaaataaattattccagaatgataattttttttaaaaaaaatgaatcattttTCGATTTGTGCATGTCATCCTTGCACCAAAGACCATGCTAATCTTCTCTATCATGTTTTGTTGGCCATGTCATTACCTGGTCAACACAAAATATGGTGTGATTGACAGAGCGTATTGCACTCTCCAGTTCACATAGGAGATTGTGAattacatataatttatatggCACAATTACAAATTGgttactttttaatttctttttttttaatctctacattttttctttttaatgtacttttatttttattacttcaaaattctgtttgatttttatttttctaatagtttttcaaaatactttttatattgtatttccTTCTTATTCTTAACCTTTACTTCATGTGATTCCATGCAATTTTACGTAAAAATCGTtagtataattttattagtatttattttttaaattatagtaGAATGcatttttgaattaataaagttatagacttgtgtttttcttttcttttaaatcatatttatgtatattttgttgaaatttgacataaaagtattatgttaaaattgttgtattcgaattttgaacttatttatgttttcagtttcatttgttttaggaGTATTAACTCGATATTTTGTATTGCAAGCTAATTTTTTAAGTTAGCCTTGATAGATTAtctttttgtcaattttttaaaataattttatggcattatatttataatataatttttttttatcaaacacGCATTTCATTATGTTCATAGAAATGATgtacttttagtttttattattatttaactaaaatatactaaattaaaaaatataattaaattatttctataATATTGTTAAGAAcatatgtttattaattaatagggatatattttcaaaagacaatatatatcttaaatgttcaatttaatttcatttatagAAGCCCTTATTGTCTAatgtaaatttttaattttaaataattacaaattaatATAACCTTATGATTACACTTGTTCAACCAAACAACACGTGTAAATATACTTGGTCAACCAAACAATACATATGTAATCACACTGTAACAAACAAGCATGTCACAGTAATTACTAGGCTAATACTTACTATTCTAGTAATTACACTAATTTCAATTAACACGTGGCTTTCCAAACATGCTCATAATATGAACCGGAgagaatattatttaattaaagataagttagaatgaataattattttgaatcttaagggtcgtttggAGTTagggataaaaataaatagttacgggataaaatttttgtatcatgtttaaaataatttatttcaccGTTTATATCATAGTAATTGGATAAATATCacatatatatgatgaaatatattATCTCATAATAACTAATTCCtaaataactaatttatttttaaaataacttgttTTCAACCAAATAACACGTTAACGTGATACATATAGTATGTTACTTGGTTAGCTTGTTACATTAACGTTATTGAACACGtgataaaaattgaaaactataaTGCAGCGTAAAATATCTGTCCAAATTAAATATCTATCTCATTGGAATTTTCCTTTGTCCCACAGATTCTCATTCCCTTGTAATTTGGCTCCTTTGATTatgtgatataaaattataatataaaattttaagatagaattaaagttttgtttaattatataattcagaatttttatgtttgatattttctcataaatatataaatattttaaattgtaaaattattagaatagtcctaataatttattcaaaccaaataaataaaaaattatataatcataaattattaCAGATCCATTGTTGTTACTCTTGTCCACTCAATATAGATGAAAAGCtttttctattaaatattaaagtagtaataataaatttgataaaaataataagagaaaagggtctgatatacccctcaattttgtcatttggagctgatatacccctcgttataaaagtggctcatatatgctcttaccgttatacaaacggctcacatatctcacatatacccttcatttaacggaagttaaaaaattagttttaaatttatatttattacttttaatttttttttaaaaatatttaggggtatatatgattcttctatcaaagttcaaggtatattttaatttttttcatgcataaattattttttgacttcttttattataattatttgagtttcttattcttattttgtttttttctttcattccttagtttaaagaaaaaaaatttaaactattcttttttttgtattgtaatttaatttcgtattcgaagaaaaaatttggtcatctacaataagttttacaaaaatattagtgaattataaataaatttgattatcaaaataataattataaattagtcattgaaataaaaaaaagtcaaaaaaaatatgtttgacgaggattaaatttactcatatgggattatattttttagcaaaaaaaaataataaaaatttagattaaaattattattttttcatttccgttagaggaaaagggtatatgtgagccatttgtttacaagtaggggtatatatgagccactttcataacaaggggtatatcagctctaaatgacaaagttgaggggtatatcagacccttttcccaaataataaatttgatgaataaaaatgataacgtagaaaatgatttaaattaataataagttttgtgttaatgaaaatattaaattttaaaaaatatatgattataaattttatttatatatgactTAAATGGCTGATAGATATAAATATGAAGTTATTTTAACGAAAAGTAAATTTATgagttaatttttatatttgaaatatctcaaatcataatatgaaattctcaaattatgatttttaaaaaaaatataaaatttgatctcataagataaaatcataatacaaaaaaatcacATATCTAAATGTTAATCTTATATGGTGCAATAGTCTAATAATCTTTGAAAGTTGATTTGTGGGGAGAGAAACAAATTTAGAGGTCAGAGATAAGATTTATGCTATGTCGTGCTATTTTGTGATTGAATTTACAATaatccaaatattatttttcaccaaaaaataaaataaaataaaataacgagACATTATTTAGGATAATCATTAATCtcgaaaatgacaaaaaaataaagagtacTTTCTATAATTTCTAAGAATTTTATTCTATTCGCACTTAAcattaacttaataaaataaataaattttaaaatgatgctTAAATTCTATctatattaaaaatgatatttttttctgcTCGAACTCaccttaaataaaatgaaatgtcTTAATGCTTATAATAAGGAGTACTTTTACTAACTTTATCTTTAATCAAACAATACCTATATAAAAGTATATCTTTTCTTAGTCACTTTAACAAAATAAGGTAAATTTAAATAGTTATTGTAATATATTATTGATCATTCGAAACACCACTTATTTTGAATAACAAcgaaaaggtaaaaaaaaaaaaaaaaaaaaacttaaagcAAGCTGCCCTATAAATATTTCTCAAACTTTGTTGAATTAGCTTATTATCTACTAGCAAAGATGGACATCCCTTGGGTTTTCATAGTGTTTGGCTCATGGCTATTTGCATTAGCTTTTGTCTTTAAAAAATTGAACCATCCCAAAAGGAAACTACCACCAGGTCCAAAGCCATGGCCAATTATTGGCAATTTGAACCTCCTTGGTTCACTCCCACATGTGTCTTTTCACCATCTTTCACaaaaatatggagatttaatgTTACTAAAGTTCGGTTCGAAGCCTGTTTTGGTAGCATCATCTCCAGAAATGGCTAAAGAGATATTGAAAACGCATGATGCTATTTTTGCATCTCGTCCCGTGTTAGCTGCTGGTAAGTACAGTAGTTTTAACTACTCAGACATGACATGGGCACCTTACGGTGCATATTGGCGTCAAGCTAGAAAAATTTACCTAACTGAGATATTTAGTCCCAAGAAGCTTCATTCGTTAGAGTACATTCGTATTGAGGAAAGACAAACTTTAATTTCTCGTCTTTTTCCTCACTCAGGAAAGCCAATTTTTCTTAGAGACCATTTACCTCGATTTTCTCTTCGTACTATTAGTAGGTTGGTTATGAGTGACAAATATTTTAGTGATCAATCAAACTCAGATACTCCAATAGTAACACTTGAAAGATTGCAATGGATGTTGGATGAATGGTTTCTTCTAGCTGGGGTGATTAATCTTGGAGATTGGATACCTTGGCTTAGTTGGTTCGACTTGCAAGGATACATAAAGCGAATGAAGGACTTAGGGAAGAATTTCACACAATTTTACAAATATGTACTTGACGATCACAACGCAATAAAGATGCAAAAATCAGGGGATTTTGTTCCAAAGGACATGGTTGATGCTCTGTTGCACCTTGCTAATGACCCTAATCGTGAAGTTCAGCTTACTTCTGATCGCATGATGGGACTAATGCATGtaagttcacttattttttatacaagtagaatattttcttaatttgttgTTGATACTTAGTAATTTTTGCTATATATCAATGGCAGAGTTTGCTAGCTGGTGCAACAGATACTTCAGCAGCAACGATAGAATGGACATTTCAAGAACTTATGAGGAGACCAAATATCATGGAGAAGGCACACCACGAACTTGAAAGAGCCATTGGAAAAGAACGATGGGTAGAAGAAGAAGACTTCTCAAAGCTACCTTATATCGATGCCATAATTAAAGAGACATTTAGACTTCATCCTTTATGTGCAGTGCTTCCTCCTCGTTACTCCACTGAGGATTGTAATGTCGCTGGTTATGACATACCAAAAGGGACAACTGTTTATGTAAACGCATGGTCTTTAGGAAGAAATCCAAAGTATTGGGATAGGGCAGAAGAGTTCATTCCTGAAAGATTCATAGAAAATAACATAGACATAAAAGGACAAAATTTCGCATTGTTGCCATTTGGTTCAGGAAGAAGAAAGTGCCCGGGGTATAGCCTTGGTATGAAGGTTGTTCGAACAACAATGGCTAACTTGTTGCATGGATTCAATTGGAAATTAGCAGTTGATACGAAGCCAGAAGATATAAGCATGGACGAGATTTATGGATTGACTACACACCCAAAAGAACCGATATCTTTGATCATGGAACCAAGACTTCCCCTCCATCTTTATTAGTTCTTCAATTATATCAATCTTATTCTATTTAAGTTATATTGCTTGCACTAAAATAAAACTTCACAATTTGATTAAAATTGTGTTGCTTTCATTTCTTGCTCCATCCTATATTGTATAatgtattttgaaaaagactcagataattctactttttttttcttctcttcttatATAGAAAAGTACTGATAAAGACTTGCTAGCTTTTTGCCTGTTGGACTCAAAAGTCCACGGCAAACTACCCTTATATGGCCTTTCATTCAACTTATAATTACTTGTGGCACAATTGTAATTGTTGTGCTTGTggtgattttaaataatttaattagccCGTTGGTCATGTGAAATGAAATCATATGACAGGAGTTGAAGATTTGTTTCTTACAAAATCGAGTTGGATCCTTGTGAATGAAGAAAGTTTACATTAATTACATCCTACCCAAAATTGTTACAAATTGCTTCTAACTACTTGCATTCATGAGAATAAGCTTTTTTCTGTTGCTCTTTCATGCAGGGCAAACCTACTTTCACTTTGTCATTGTTTAATGAATGTTGTAGGTTTGAACaatatgtaatttaatttgataaatgtgTATAATTGATCAAACGAAGAACTGATTGATTTTAGATTGAAAAATTGGTTTCTATTGTTCATGAACACTTATCTCTCAAACTCAAGAAGCATGTGCAGATATTTGTGTTGGGCTGTGCGCAGCAGGGCAACTCCATTTAATGTGTTGgatgcatttttttaaattttttgcatatGTGAGGAAGTAGGTGTATGGTTATTGTAACAAGAATGAGATTTGGGTAGATGTTAACAACATCGGAAGACCAACGAAATCTTTTTTTGACAAATTGCTCCAAGccaaacttaaaataaaagataatttttcacAAACTAAATGTTCTTTTGTTGGATGTCTCGAAGAAAATGATTCAAAAAAGATTTCATTgctattgtttttattttgtattttttgtgttgttgtttttgtttttctctgaGGAGTGCAAAAACACTCATTTAAAAAGGAGTTTATTTACGGTGGAGCAGTTACTCTGTAACTATTTTCACCCCTTTTTAAAATTGTTCTTATCTTGTTTTTTCAGAAAGTAACTTTGGATCAAGTCGGGTGGGTCCATATGGTGATCCACGATTCAAAACCTACATTTCGCACACGGTGGAACAGATCCAAGCGAATCCAACAGCaattaaacatataatttatacGATTACTAGTTGGTGAGACCTATGAGTATCAAGAGCTTATATATCTTTAAGGTTTTACAAGTCCCATATAAAAATTCACTATTTATATGAGTATACTATTACTCACAATATCCAAACACTATTAACTATTTTAATAGTTATTTATTCGATCCCTCATCCTCTTAAAGAGGTGATCGAGTCTGTGTTTAACTTTGTATACACAATTACACTCGATACCTATGAAGTTAGTGTAATACTCAAGTTGTGTATAcaaattacattattattaaattaattgtcttttttttatttgaatctaTTGGTTCTAGTTCAACTGATCATTTTTTATACGTACATGCTCTGCACTGTCGAATCATAATGGCTATTAGTGACATGTTAAAGTAGCAAAATTGATTGAAACTTCAAAAAACAGTAAAAGGTCGAAGGTTATTCCAATGATAAGTTATTTTAACTTGTTGGGGTCTCACACAATGAAGAAGCAGGGAACCATTCTTTCATTAACCCATTGATTGCTTAACATATATGGTATTACACACATGTTACGATGCATTAACCTTATACTACACATGTGTCTCATTCTTTTGATTATCCAACACCGTACAGATAATGACTTAAACACCTCTTGATGTTTAACCcgagttttatttttttaatgatccTCAGTATCATCTTCTTAGAGAGGCTCTTGTTTGGCTAATGAAATAATTCATTACATGATAgtgaaaatcattttttcacattttttcgACATAAGAGGTGATTACTCATGTTAGAGAGCCGATCTCGTAATTTGTCTAAcactctttatttttaaaattattatcacGTGCATATGAGATATggatataaattcaaaatagacACATATTGACGAGAATTTTGACGCTACCGAAAAAGACAAAGAGAACGAATTACGATATCCGttagaaatttttatttgaacGATTTGATATTTGTTATCAACCTTGTCTGATATAATGGATGAGTACCGTTAGTATCTTATTAGATGTTTATTTTCGAGataaataaatagtaatgtatTATGCCATTTTATTGATCACGATTTTCACTttcaaattaatacaaaatgtACCTGATACATTCTAATTAATATTCTTTGCTACATGCATCAGATACACATTATAGCCTGATACGTTTCATACAAATCATTACCCATTCGTCTATACTGAtacatttatacaaaaatagtaCATCACATGTATCTCATACTTATTAATGAACACATGATAAtgtacaaataaaaaacaaatacacTACACGCTACAACATAAAACATTTGGCCATGAtacattcataaaaaaaaaaaaaggttagcATTACAACAACTGCTAATTCACTAAATTTTTTAGAAGTGACAGTGTATCATGACTTCtgtatcaaaaataaaaaaatctaatacACATCACAAAACAACTAATTTTGTACTTTTTATTAACACATCTCTTTATCCTAAAATTGAAATTGTGCTCTATTTTATATTTCGTTATTACAAAGACGAGTGTTGTTTTATCTTTATAGAATTATAGCTCCTTCATCTCTATATTTGTTTGAATCGATTATGTAATTTGTTGCTTCTAGTTTCGATATATAATATGAATCACCTACTTCTTACTCAATCATGCACAACAAGATCTAGTGCAACCTTTTCTGAACCTTAGACACAAATAATTTCACCAGGTGCAACATCAAAGTAATTTATCGCTCCGGTCATTATGTTCCTAGTACAGTTTTACTCCcatgtcatttttaattttcattgaaGGTGATTTACCTTCTACGATGTATCAAGATTTTTCCTCAACTCGTTGAATTCTAATTTAGATGCAATGGTGAATTTGAGATTCACATAACAACTATTCAATTACTTTTGTATCGTTCATAACTCGCCTTGCTTTATCAGATTCCTGAATGTCTCAACAAAATAGATATATTCATCACGTATCAGCTAATGATTTCAacgttttaaattttgttacGATTTGGCAGAGATTAGAGAgcataaaattgaaatttgaaatgtATGAAGTTGATACAATTTGAGAGAGATCGACATCAATTTGATTTTACGTGatttatgaatttgatatttaattttacgATTTGTTTCCTTTATAATCTCAACAGACaagttttttaatatatcaattgCTATGTATCGGATGATACaaatttgaatgattttttgtaaattcaaAAAGATAGCGATAAGATATAGTTTGCTTCATACACGATTcgttttcttgtatttttacttatttttattatttcttatttagcCCATGGGTTGGCCCAACTCATATTGCTCAAGCCCTACGGACTGGGCTAGGCCCGTTGGACCAACCTGATCTCATCCGAAATTTAATAGGGCTGGAATAAGATTTTTGGAGCTCATTTAAGGAAAGAGCTTTTCAGCCCCGCCTGAAAAAGCCTTTGATTTgtgggcttgagaaatatcggtagggCCGACTCGTGGGCCAAtacaaatttattaaaaatataatataatattaaaattaaaaattaaagagagtccaaactcaaaaaaattaagttatatttctatttagatatttgtacttttacttgaaaaaaacttgataaatattttataaagataattttatttgtagatttgattaacaagtagtaacattaacatcatgtaatattgttttgtcgatatttatgataatatttctaaattttaataatatataaaacatatttttttgaaaaatagattGACCCGGCAAGCGTGTAGCCCACATACTTGTGGGTTGGCGAACCGTTTTTTGGTCCACCAAAAATGGAATAACCCAACCTGACTCGTAAGATATCAAATCCTGCATGGGTTAGCTCGGATGGGATGAGCTAGCTCATATTAATAGCTCTACTTGTAGGTTATTCAGGTAGTCCTTCGTGAGTGCAACACACACCTTTTTGTTGTTTCGGAGCTGTTTGTTTGGGCGGAGCGTACTAAACCCACTACGTAGATAAGAGCGATCTGACCCAATAAACCTAGCCCATATTAACGACTCTATATATAAGGtaatcatattaaattttaagtatatttattaatttgaagtcattttttattgaaaacCGAGTCTTTAAATAAGTGGCTTTGATCAGGATTCCTCTTATATACGACATGGTTAATTTTGGTTTGAAGACTAACAAGTAAGCTTCCCCAGgcaatttacaaataaaactcttagattatatttttacaaaaatgtttaaaatcTTGACATACAAGTGTAATACGGTATAAACTAAATCTTAaccaaatcaaataattaactcaaaatatacgctattgattaaataaacaggattataaactaattaactcaTGAAAAATTGTAATGGATGTTTGATGTGTGGTTTCTTCTTAATGGGGTGATTAATCTTGGCGATAATACCTTAAGCTTAATTGGTTGTACTTGCAAGGATATGTAaaacgaatgaaggtgttaggaAAGAATATGGTTGATGACCCTAATCTTGAAATTAAGCTTACTATAgataaacttcaaaatcaaaTCGAATCAACCAATAAACATCCTTATCAATCACCAAATCTTATCATTGAAACGTGATTTAAGCTATGTTAATATTTTGACTAGAAAACAAAATTGAGtacttttttttcctaaaatattaGATTAATAACATCTTCCTCCTAACCTTATCGTGTTGAGATCATGTAAATAAGCAATGTAAATAAAGTAGTTAGTTGTGTAGTTAGTTACAAAAGTTAGTTACAAATGTTAGTTAGAAAATTGGTTACAAGTTAGTTAGAGAAAGAATCTTAGTTAGTTATGTTTCCTTCTCATCATCTTGTATATATACCAACATACAGATTGAATGATACACTACTTCATTCTCCCAAATACTCTCTAAAGCTTCTTCACTCCCATTAATGGAGGTTctcaacatggtatcagagcagtaGGATTTCTGCTGTAATTTTCGGCCAAACATCAAGTTTCTTCTTCTCTGTTTTCCCTCAATTGAAGATCAAGTGTTCATCTTCAGTTTCAGTGATTTGTTGCCATGGCAGTTGAGGAAGGAGCTGCTGTTGCTGGTGAGGTTAGAGTTTCTACCTCAATCGATCACAATCATCCGCTGTTTATTCATCCTTCTGATACTCAAGGCTCGCTACTTACTTCAATTCAActtctaggatctgaaaattaCTCCTTATGGAGTAAATCTTTGAAGCTTGTATTACTTGGTAAAAATAAGCTAGGTTTTTTGTTAGGAACCTGTACTAAGAGCATGTATCCTTCTTCTATGCATGAACAATGGGAGAGATGCAATGCTATTGTTTTAGGATGGATTATGAATACAGTTTCTAAAAGCCTAGTTAGTACTGTGATCTATGGATCTGATGCACACACTGTTTGGGAAGATCTTAGAGAAAGGTTTGATAAGGTTAATGCTTCTAGAGCATTTTATCTTCACAAAGAAATTGTTACCCTGTCTCAAGGATCTGCATCTGTGTcgaattatttttcaagaataaGAGAACTTTGGGATGAGTTTGAGACACTTATACCACCTCCTTCCTGTGCATGTCCTGAATCCAAACAGTATGCAGAACATTTTCAGTTTCAGAAGTTATGGCAGTTTTTGATGGGGCTAAATGAATCTTATGCTCATGCTAAGAGTCAGGTGTTAATGCAGATTCCTACACCAAATGTTAATCAAGCTTATGCTATGATCATTAATGTAGAAAGTCAAAGAGTGAATGGTGCAAGTAGTAGTTCATTCTCAGCAGAAACTTCTTCAGAAACTGCTCTTATGAGTAATAGAATGTCTGGTTATAATAGTGGATATCATA includes:
- the LOC107015860 gene encoding cytochrome P450 71A1-like, translating into MDIPWVFIVFGSWLFALAFVFKKLNHPKRKLPPGPKPWPIIGNLNLLGSLPHVSFHHLSQKYGDLMLLKFGSKPVLVASSPEMAKEILKTHDAIFASRPVLAAGKYSSFNYSDMTWAPYGAYWRQARKIYLTEIFSPKKLHSLEYIRIEERQTLISRLFPHSGKPIFLRDHLPRFSLRTISRLVMSDKYFSDQSNSDTPIVTLERLQWMLDEWFLLAGVINLGDWIPWLSWFDLQGYIKRMKDLGKNFTQFYKYVLDDHNAIKMQKSGDFVPKDMVDALLHLANDPNREVQLTSDRMMGLMHSLLAGATDTSAATIEWTFQELMRRPNIMEKAHHELERAIGKERWVEEEDFSKLPYIDAIIKETFRLHPLCAVLPPRYSTEDCNVAGYDIPKGTTVYVNAWSLGRNPKYWDRAEEFIPERFIENNIDIKGQNFALLPFGSGRRKCPGYSLGMKVVRTTMANLLHGFNWKLAVDTKPEDISMDEIYGLTTHPKEPISLIMEPRLPLHLY